One Glycine soja cultivar W05 chromosome 7, ASM419377v2, whole genome shotgun sequence genomic window, CGTGATTTTGGGCCATGTTGCTCCTGACACCTTATGGTTAGTGGGCCGCATCACTAATCAAAAGGTGTTGATATTAATTGATGGGGGTAGCACCCACAATTTCACTCAGGAACGTTTGTTTGAAGCATTGGGCCTGCGTACCCAGCCCACTTATTCATTACGATTCATGGTGGGTAACGGCAATGAGCTCGATTGTCTTCACTTTTGCGGCAATGTCTCCATCCATGTCCATGGACATGTCTTCACCATTGGTTTTCACATCCTGCCTCTGAGGGGAGAAGACCTCATTTTAGGCATTCAATGGTTGAAGTCACTTGGTCTTATTCTTATGAACTATAGTGACTTAACAATGCGGTTTTTCACGAAAGCAGGGTTATTCAACTACAGGGCACCCATGACAGGGACCTCGACTCTGTCAACACTAATCTGCTTCAACGAATGGTCAAGACAGATAGCACAAGCACTTTCTTCCATATTCGAGTCACAGAGCTCCCTTCAGACCAAACTCCATTAGTGACTCACCCTAAAGTCACCTTGCTTATTCAAAAGTTTGACAGCCTCTTCCAGTAGCCCACTTGCTTACAGCCACCAcaacccaccaatcatactatCAAGCTTCTTATGAACTCCGCGCCTGTGAATGTGCATCCCTACCGCTATCCCTATTTTCAAAAGCAAGAAATTGAATGGCAGGTGGATATGATGTTGAGAAATGAAATCATTAGGCCCAACACCAATCCATTTTCATCATCTGTCTTGTTGGTGAAGAAGCGAGATGGATTGTGGCATTTCTGTGTGGATTACAGAGCCTTGAGCACCATCACCATTAAAGATTGTTTTTCGATCCCGACGATGGATGAATTTTTGGAAGAATTAGGGAGCGCCTGCTAGTATTCTAAACTCGACCTCCTATAGGGATACTACCAGATCCTCATGTGAGAAGAGAATGTGAACAAAATGGCCTTCCGAGCTCATCACAGACATTACGAATTCTGCATCAAGCCACTATGAATGGCACCTTCAAAACGTACCTACAAAAGTTCATCATTGTCTTCTTCCACGACATACTAATTTACAACAAGTTTTTTGGTGAACATTTGCATCACTTGGCACAAACATTCCACGACATACTAATTTACAACAGGATGCTATGGCAGCACCCTTCACCCACCTTTTGACAAAGGAGCACCTTGAGTGGTCAAAGGAGGCCCAATTTGCTTTTCAACAATTGAAGGTGGCAGTAAACACATTGCCAGTTTTGCTCCTATCAGATTTCTCATCACCCTTCATGGTCGAGACTGGTGCCTTAGGAAAAGGAATGGGTGCCATTTTGTCACAGGACGACCACCCTATTGCATTCTTCAATAAGCCATTATGCATAAAACTTTTACATGCCTCTACATATGTTCAAGAATTATATGCCATTATCATCGCAATCAAGAAGTGGAGGTAGTACTTACTAGGTCATTCCTTTGTCATTCTGATGGACCATGGGAGCCTTAAGGAACTCATGGCCCAGTTCATGCCAACCCcagaacaacaaaaatatttacttcacTTAATGGGTTACGATTTCACCATTCAATACAGGTCCAGCAGAACCATTGTGGTGGCAGACACGCTATTGCGGATTCCTGAGTTTTCGTCGGGGATAGTTATTATTGTCAATGCCTCAATTCACATTTTTGTAGGACATTAAGCGTGAAATATCCAAACACCTAGAGTTTATCTctctgcaaaaggaattaagggATATTATCGCGGCTTATCTGGACCATACCCTTTCAGAGGACTTGATATTGTAGAAGGGTCGTATATGGTTACCTAGTGATCTGAAATTTATTCCTTTGCTATTACAGGAATTTCATTCATCTCCTACAGGGGGCCACATGGGCATCACTAAGACATTAGCTAGGTTACAGGAGAGCTTCACTTGGCAGACCATTAGAAAGGGTGTTCACCAATTTGTAACTCATTGTTGTGATTGCCAACACACTAAgtatgaacctgccaaacttctaGAACCTTTTCTAATTTCGGCTAGATCGTGGGAAGATTTGTCCTTAGACTTTATTGTGAGACTCCCTTCTTATAAAGGCAACACTGCAATTTTGGTCATGGTGGATAAATTTCCAAAGGTATTCACTTGGGGATGTTACCTTCTCATTATACAACATATACTGTCGCCATTTTATTTATGCACATTGTTGCAAAACACCATGGCATGCCCAGAAGTCTGGTATCGAATAAAGATCCTCTGTTCCTTAGAAAATTTTGGCAAGAGTTGTTCAAATTATCTGGCATAAAGTTGCACATGAACTTGGCCTATCATCCTCAATCTGACGGTTAAATAGAGGTATTGAACCGCATTATAGAGCAATACTTATGGTCCTTTGTGCATTCTAAACCATCAACCTGGGGTAAGTTGTTATCATGGATAGAGTGGTCTTACAACACTTCCAAGAACGCGAGTATGGGTGTTTCACCATTCGAAGTCACTTTTGGAAGGAAACCACCAGTTGTTCCTCATTAAATAGTAAAAACTTTAAACTTGGATGTCACCAACACTTTGTTGACAAACAGGGACAAGGAATTTGAAAGGTTGCACAGGAAGCTTCTCAAATCACAAGAACGAATGAAATATTTTACTGATCTCACTCGCTAGAAGGTTCATTACACCGTCGAGGATATCATTATGGTGAAACTATGTCCTTATTGGCCATCCTCAGCAATAGGTATCCCTTATTTGAAGCTTGCTAAACGTTACTATGGTCCTTTTCAAGTATTTGAACAAATTAGTAAAGTTGCTTATAAATTGTTGTTGTCAGATAACTCACAAATTCACCTAGTATTCTATTGCTCCCTTCTGAAACCTTTTCATTCATCCTCACCAGATGCTCCTCAGCCCATCAGTCTTCCAGCTTCAGATGTGGACAATCATCCTTTCATTGCTCCTTTAACCATAATTAGTACTCGCTAGGATAATTCCAACCCTGAACCTCATCTAAAGGTGTTTGTTCAATGGTCTGGTCTAGCTCTTGATGACACTACGTGGAAAGACTAGGTAATTTTGAAGAATCTttatcaccttgaggacaaggtgattTTTTATGCCCCAGGGAATGATAGGCAGCAAGACCTAAAGGACAAGCCCAAAAAGAGGATTAAAACACCTTTGCATTTGAAAGGTTATGTTTAAGGGAGTTTGGGCACCAATTCTACTATTTCATAGTGCCCTACTATGCTATAATCAGTAGTGAATAATTCTATTAGTAGTGCTTTGTGTTTTGGCAATTCTATTATAGTGCTCCATTAGTGCATAGGTGATTTTGTTACTAGCCTTTGTCTGTTAGCAAGCACTAATAGCTATAAATATCTGAGATGTATTAATAGAAATGggagaaaataatataagaaatttcCCTTTTCTATCTTAAGTTCTTACCATGCTTCCTGTTCTGCAATTCTACCTCCATCCATGTTCATAACACTATCAATCTGGACTTCTCAAGTAATAGATTTAGCATTATCCTACCTGACATTAAAGAATACCTTCACTTCACATATGTCTTGTCCCTCTCAAACAAAAGCTTTCGTGGAAAAACCCCGAATCCTTTTGTAATTGTTCTACTCTTAGAATGCTTGATCTTTCCCATAATAGCTTCAATGGCTCCATTCCTGAGTGTTTGACCTCAAGGAGCAATACTCTAAGAGTATTGGATCTAGTTGGAAACAAGCTAACAGATTCATTTTCTTATACAGTTTCTAGTTCATGTCACCTAAGATTATTTAATCTCCATGGAAATCTCTTCGAAGGGTACCATTCCAAAATCTTTGGTCAATTGTCATAACCTTGAACTTCTAAACCTGGGAAATAATCTATTGAGTGATAGATTTCCATGCTTCTTAAGGAATATTTCCATTTTTTGAGTGATGATTTTAAGGTCAAACAAATTCCATGGTTACATTGGATGTGAACATCGCATTGGTAATTGGGAGATGCTTCAGATTGTTGACTTAGCCTCCAATAATTTCACTGGTACACTACCAGGAACACTCTTTCAAAGTTAGACAACAATGATGGATGATGAAGCTGAAGATAAAGAGAAGTCTGGCAAATTATTTTTGCATGTCTATGACTTGCATCATTCTTTGCATTACAAGGATATGGTGGTGAAAAAGGACAAAAATCTTGTTTTGATATCAAACAAACCGATAGTCTCCTTATCTTATAGAACCGTTGAAAACTTGTACTCTTATTGTGTCAATTCATACCAATTGCAATGAAGATGAGCCTTCTTGGATTCAGTTATTGTTGTCAACAAAGGCTTACAAATGAAGTTGGTCAAAATTCCTAATGTTTTCACTTCCTTGGATTTCTCATCAAAACATTTTGAAGGTTCACTGCCAGAAGAGCTTATGAGTTTAAGGGCATTGATAGTTCTTAACTTGCCACATAATGCATTTTCAAGCTACATCCCATCATCTCTAGGGAACTTGACACAAATTGAGTCCTTATACTTGCCAAAAAACATTTTGAGTGGAGGGATTCCCACAGGGATTGCAACTTTCTCCTTTCTCTCAGTTTTGAATCTCTCGTATAATCATTTGGTGGGAAAAATTCCAAGAGATACTCAGATTCAGTCTTTTGAGGAAGATTCCTTTAAAAGGAATGAAGGGTTGTTTGGACCTCCACTAACCAAAAGTTGTACTGATGGTGGGGTAAAAGGATCACCAACACCACCATCTTCAACCTATAAAACAAAAAGTTCAATTTATTGGAATGTTTTAAGTGGTGAATTGGGATTCATTTTTGACTTAGGATTAGTCATTCTTCCCTTTATTTTCTGCAAGAGATGGAGGTTGTGGTATTGCAAACACATGGAGGATTTGCTTTGTTGGATTTTCCCTCAGCTTTATTTTGTTATGAACATCCGGGAGAGAAAAGGTATAGATCCCTAAGGTGGAAGTTTAGTTGATTTTGTGGTGGTCAAGCAAGTATAACatgtaattttcttataatcTTTGTTTTGTGGAATTCAGTACTACTATGCAAAAAATGGGGGTTTTGAACATTTTGggtgttttttggaaaacatattAATGATATGGATgggttttgaaattatttatctatcaTGGGTGATTTTTGTCACATAAAAATTGGATGGTGTCAGGCAGAGTGACATCATTAAATTCGTTTTTTATCATTTAGTGTGTGACGTTAACATGTTTCATATCACTCCTTCAGgtgatttgaaaaataattgatgtCATCATATTTTATGTAATCGCCAATTTGTCTTTTGTCTTGTAGTGGTGACATCATCTTATATCATTCCTTTAGGTGGCTTATTAGAACATATGACATCACTTTAATGTTGTCTCCttcattttgtatttaataattaaaattataattaaataattttaataattaatttaatttaagtaaatttaataattaaataatttaagtgacgttaattgatttaatttaatttaagtaattttaataattaaatgatttaagggattttagattttaataattttaattttaatttaagtgactttaattaattttaaatgttgtttttatttttataatttgttggtCTTGTGGTTTAGAGATATTGATTAGAATTTaggattaataattttattaggtaTGTGTTTCTATTTATTGATAGTTTTTTCTTGCATATTTTATAATCTACAGAAATTTCCTCTGCGTATATTTTCTTcaccaaatacaaaattttccaCAACATTTTATTCGTTAGTTTTGTGTCGAGAGAACCTTACtttcttatcattttctctttaccaatttctttccttttatttttttctcaatctaAACAGAAAATTACTGAAAGTTATCTAAAACACCAAGAATATGCAcctaaatagagaaaaaaaaattacaaaaatagttTCAATTAATTGGTTTTGAACAATGGCCTATACCTTTTATTTCATAAGTATCCttaataatacattttatattaagagacatttttatttgttaacttTTGTGTTAAGAGAGCCTCACTTTCTCATTGTTTTCTCTCTATTCGATTTCTGTCGTTTGAACTTCTTTTTTCTCaatccaaaatttaaattagtgAAAGTTATCTAAACCACCAAGAATATGCACGAAAATATTCCCATCTACACCTCTCCCCCAAATAAAACACACACACTAAGACAACAAGAGggataaaatcaatttcaaagcATATATATTGGTGAGATGTCATAACAAGCGGTTGGTAagcatcacaaaaaaaaaaatagttcctGAACATGCCACGGTCTAACTTTTAAACTTCACTCaccaaaattaaacaatatgTTATAGCATAGAAAGCGATTGAAACAGAATCCGAATGCTCCTTCAAGCATTAATCACTTTTATGGCCCTACTAAATTGTGCCAATTCAAGCACTTTGGATGTTAAGTCTCTTCCAATGCATagtaaatcttttattttgatacatAAAGACTTCAGAGAAAGTGCAAATACAAACACAAAGTCATTGAGGATAAACCAACCAACCGCTCCAGAAAGGGCCCACAACGCACCACTTTGCTCCAAATTAGATTCAGAATATTTAGTGAGATGAATAAGTAGGGAAAGCAAAATCCAAATGAATTTCCTCCAACTCATTGTTTATACACTGTTGCCATACATTATGTGTCACAAACTCAAAAAAATCCAATTACTACCGAATGGTGGGTATGATCTTGGAGTATTTCTCATTTTCCACAgccaatatatattaatttacaaTAACGTGTTTTTCTGATAAATTTCAGAATTACCATTAACAGTGTTAGCAACAAgcttcttaatatattttttattattaattaaaatttattaaaaactataaaattagtAATGAGACTCTAAATAAGAAATACTAGTAGAAtctataaaaatttgtaatttcttataaatttcatttaataataaagaaGTTATTCAAATAAGTATGTAAAAGAATGTGTTACTAGTAaagtttttttacttttgaatagCAGCACAGTACTAGTAGTATTAGTTTGGATAGGATACTCGAGcaaatttattgaatattttatgcaaaatagaaaaatcaagaaCTACACAAAAGGCCTTGTCTTCTATTTTGTTGCTTTCTTGTGTGGCAGGATTCATCTTGTTGTTTTGCAAGAAATCATTGCATTATATTTTGAAGAGCATAGTTCACATATAAAATGGAGGGTGCCAGGAAGAGAGAGCTATCTATCTCCTCCAGAAAATGGGGAACTGGGAGGGTTGGAGGTACATCAAGAGGCTGTCTATCTACCCAATTAAGAGCATCCTTCGTAAAGTGACTTCAAACTTCAGGTTCAAATCTGAAGGTAAGACTACTTTGAGATTGAGATTGAGATTTCAATATTCCATCATTCATCAATGATTCTGGATCACAAGAAGTGAACTTACTTGTATCTGCTTTGTGTTTgctaatttgtttatttatggtGTTGAATACACAGGCCACAGAAATGGACTTCTTAGTCTTTATAAGGACATGGAGTCTTGTGGGGAATATGCAGATATCCAAGTCATGTGGAAAATGATTGAATCTTCCTCACCTCAATATGCTTGCTGCCACAAGAAAAGGATCAATAGGTCTTCATATTGGGTGGTCTGTTTCAGGCCAACATGAACTGTTTTTTGAGTGGTCAGTTTCTCTTGGTGGGATGAGTTCACATGTTTTAAGTATGATAGGTGGGTGTATAAGAGAAGGGAAATCAAAATTTTCCTCATGTCAGTTCCATTTCTTCAGCCTCTATACCTTCCATCACATCATTACCAAAGGAAGTCAAAGTGAATGATCAAAGTCTATATTTGAATCTCTTGTAGAAGCCAGTATCTGCTGAGTTTAGTCTATATTTTGGGTCTGGGTCTAGATTTTGTTTTCTAGCATACAAGTTCAAATGAACTTTATTTTGCAAACTTAAGTTTTAAAAACAAACCTAATGTTGTTTTCGTTTAAAACATAGTCTGAAGTATAACTCAAGTGTGTGAAATTTACTGAAGAGGAGGAAACCAAACATCACGGTTAAATTTAGCAAGACAAGTTACCAAACAAGACTGTACATTCAATACAGCTGAACAGAAACCAAATACAGCCAAAAGCATTACCATCATCCATCTCCttcaaaaaaagtaaatttccTACAAAAGACGCATAAACTACAAACTAAGCATTCTAATTGGGAATGCAAGCGACATTATATCAAGCTAATATAGTTGTGGTTAATGCAGCTCTTATCATTACCAATATCCAAATTGGCAATTTCCACTTGTGTGTCATTTCTTTTGGTAAGCTGATACAAATGTATGTTCATTTTAAACCATAACAACCTCTTTTAAATAATTCAGTACGATAGGTATCAGTAAGGGTTATGCTTTTGGTACTTTGGGGCGATGTAGCTTTCAATTTAACTTTTTTGGTACATTTTTCTCTCTCGGGTATTATGCAGTACTGtggaaattttcaaattatcagAATTCCACCCATAAAAGGCTAAGTAACCAGTGACACTTTTTACTGGAGAGAGATCGTTGAAAAGCATATATCaaatgttattgcataataggCTTGCAGCCTTTTACATGTGCTACTAGCAATTACATTACTCCGAGTTCCTAAATCCCAGTACATaggaaaaacatttaaatactattttaaaatagaaaacaaccCAGAACTTCAGAAAAGACCAAAGGTAAACGAAGACTACTAACAAGGTAATTCAAGATTAAGCAGCATCTTCCTAATCAAGAAGTCTTTGATCAAAGTGCCAAACACCTGCAAGCCATAAAACATCAATTTCATTAGAAGCCAATGGTATTAGGAGTAAAGGTACTACTAATGGAAAGGTGCGTCTAAGCCATAAAACATCAATTTCATTAGTGGACCAGTATGAGAAATGATGGTAGTTATATACATACCGTGACCCTTTCCAACCCTTCTCAACTGAGCCACATACTCTGAAATTTTCTTAATTGATTCAACCTGCACAAAAGAAAGTGACATGTTGTAACAAACATTGGTAATGTAAGCAAAGATACAGAGTCAAATTGCAAATTCAAGTTCAATGTTCACTGCATAGATGCACATGTAatgcttttcattttttctaagCTTGTGTTAGctgtctttctctttcttttcaggaTAACATTCAACACAATAGTATGGTCAAATTGAAAGTTACCTTTTAACAAAAGCCACAATTTACACTCCTGAATTGTTTTTTgagaaaagtttaaaaaaaaaggtcaaaAATTTGGGAAACCTATGCATACATACAGTTCCTCTTATTTTTCATACTGTCTCaatttctttcctttccttaatttaaattttataaattccaGAAGTTTCTATGAATTTGCAACCATTCTACGGTTTAGATGAGTTTAACCTGTTCAGACAAAAACTCGCTTTCAATGAAGTCTGCCAATTGAGGGTCATTGTTGCGATCTGCCACCTATTAGCCACAAATCATCAACTAATTAGCCTTAACtactaaagataaaaaaattgtgagttcctcaggaaataaaaaattatgagataaacaaaaataatcgtAACCAAAAGCAGAAAAGTAAAGAGCCATTACACTGTGCACATTCAGAAGTTTCTCATTCACTAATTTCTCCAAAGACAAAGCTAATTCCATTGCTGAACAGAGCAATAGAGGAAAGTCAGCATATATATTGATTTGAACAAATATAAGAGTCATTCTATAATAGAAAAAAGACAAAGGCATTGAAAAACAGATATGGTTGAGAGTTGAGACAATAATGAAATCAGCAGTCTCACCATACAATGCATCCCCCTTTTCCACATGCTCAAATTCTGAGGGGACATTCTTGATGGCGTGAAGAACAACCCTTCCACCGCGAGTATTCTAAACAATTTAACAAGAAACATATATGTAAATGACACTGTCACTGTAAAAGAACTTTAGAGAAGTAAACAGTTAACTACAGAGTTAATTTAACCTGATATTTCATGAGCTTTTCAGCGTGCTCTCTTTCTTCCTCACTAGATTCCTTGAAGAACCTGTTTTCAACAATAACAGCGCATGAAATTGAAAACCCATTTGAGATACAGAATAAACATTTAGAGGAAAGGGGTTTTGTGTTGGTTACTTGGCAAATCCCTTGAGAGCCACGTTGTCCCTGTCAAAGTACGCAAACAAGGAGTGGTACGCATAGGAAGCATTGTATTCCACACTGTGACACACAATATAAGAGGTAAAGCTCTTAGCAGAGGACCATTATTAGATGCAtgcaaaaaaaagtataaatttacTTTCTTTGTAAAGTAATAATTGTAGATCGTAGtgctatattaatattaatagggAGGGAAATAAGGATCTAGCTCTCCTCTATAACAACTCACTGAAACTAACTAGTTCCAGAAATTGACTAGAAAATCAAttgtcaaataataataataatacatttacACACAAATTACGAATGTCTTCAAATATCAATAGTAATTTCTTTCCaagagtaaaatatattttgaagtccctgaaaatttaataaaaattggtTCTAAAAATGTGGTGGATTTCGTCCAGACTACTCCATTTTGACTTAAAATCCACCACATTTTCAAGAAATCCAAGGACCATAACACCGTCTTTAAAATATAGAGAATAAAACCAACTTTAGATCAATTTACTTATCCCTTTTTTTCATCAAGTTACTTACTTTATCTGTACTCGCAATAAGGGaacaaaatcgaaaaaaaaaaggagattatttact contains:
- the LOC114419114 gene encoding ferritin, chloroplastic-like; the encoded protein is MALAPSKVSSFSGFSPKPSVGDALKNPTCSVSLSFANVKLGSRNLRVCASTVPLSGVIFEPFEEVKKGELAVPTAPQVSLARQNYADECESAINEQINVEYNASYAYHSLFAYFDRDNVALKGFAKFFKESSEEEREHAEKLMKYQNTRGGRVVLHAIKNVPSEFEHVEKGDALYAMELALSLEKLVNEKLLNVHSVADRNNDPQLADFIESEFLSEQVESIKKISEYVAQLRRVGKGHGVWHFDQRLLD